TTCTCCAGCTTCCATTAGACTCTATAACAATTCCACCCCGGAGTTTTTTATCTTTATTCTTTTTAATGTATTTTTGTAAACCCCCTGCTCTTGGTCCTGCGTCTTTCGCCGTCATTCCACCTTTGGTATCAAATAGTCCAATTTGGCCATCTTTAAACTTAACAATAAAATCAACATAAAAAGCCCATTCTTTGTTATTCTCATCTTTATACAAAACTGCAAAATACTTCTTTTCACCTTCACCATTTTTATACCACCAATCAACTTTATCAGAATTGTCTAATAAATCCATAAATAGTTTTTCAGGTTGACTTGGTTTCTTTGTATAAAATGGCTTCATTATTGATTTTCGATGAGATTCTTGTTTTGCGTTGCTTTTATACGAGTCAATTAAAGGAACTTCCCATCTTGGCTCTTCTGTCCTTTCTCTCACTTCACTTAATTGTCCAATAACTTGTTTTTTGTATTGCTCTTTTGAAAGATTAATAACATCTACTAATGCTTGAACATTCTCTTTTCCCAAAACTATCCTTTGAACTATTGGATCAAACTTTGGTAATTTATATTTTGTGTTGAAGAATTGATAAATTGCTGTTTTCATTCTATCACTTGAGTCACCAGGAGCATAAGGAGAACAATTATCATAAATAAACCTGTCAAATCTCTGCTGTAATTCTCCTTCATTAAGCTTTACCTCAATCTGTCCTTTATGTTCTATTTCTCCTATTTTGTCAATATTTACAATCTTACCATCAGCAATAATAGGGCTTACAACTTTAGAAGGCTCTAAAACTATTTTCTTCTTTAAATTAGTTTCTTCTGCTATTTTCATAAATATTTTAGCAAACTCTCCAGAAAGTCTAGTTCTTTCTCTTTGCCTCTTTAGATAAATAGAAGACAATGCTACGCTCTTATATACAGAATTATCTCTTTTAGCTTCATAAATTGTAACATAATCCTTTGCATAATCTTCTGTTATTTCAATATTTGGTAGATTTGTAAAAACAAATCCTTTGTTTAAATCTTCTGAATTGTAATACTTTAATTCGGGCATTCTCATAATTCTGCCTATTGTTTGAATTGTAAAAGTGAAACTTTTAGATTCTCTAAATATAACTAAAGTTGATGCTCTTGGACAATCCCATCCTAAAGCTATGGCTTGTTTGAAAACCAAAACTTCTACTTCGTTATCTGGCTTTTCTATGTTAGCAAGATTATCGGTTTTCTCTTCAGATAACCATACAGCCAATTTTCCATTTTCTTCTGTAATCTTGAATTTGTCTTTTAAGATTTTGATAACTTCATCTTTTTTATTAACTAAATTAGCTTTGCTATCTGGCAATTGAATTAAAATTAAAGGATTAATATTTGAATTTTCTTTTTTATATAATTTTGCTAATTCTTCTCTTTTCTTTAATGCTTGTTCTATAACTAAAACATCTGAACTTTTATCTCCAATTTTAATATCTAAAAATTCTGGATTTACGGAAATCTCTGATTTAATCATTTCTTCAGCTTTTACATCAGCTAAATGAACTTTCTCTATTTCTGAAACATTATCTTTTAAATGAGGAGTAGCAGAGACTTCAATAGTTACTTTAGGTCCTATTGTTTCAATTAACTCCTTAGATTTATCTGAACTTGCTGTATGGTGACTTTCGTCAATTATCAAAATTATTTCTCTGCCTTCTTCTTTTGTGTTTTGAATAATTGCATTAAGATTGTTGTCTTGTTCATTTTCTCTAACATAAATATTAATGTCTTTCTTGTTTATGCTATGCCAATTAATAAACAAAACTTCATTTTCTCCAATTTGTTTATCTTCTAAATCCTCAAAATATGAACATTGGATTAATCTGTCATCTTCGTAATATTTCTCTAATTTTTCCTTGCTTTGCTCGTGCAACATCCTAACACTAACCCAAACAAAAGAATATTTCTTTTTGTTATCTTTAACTAATTGTTTTAACATCTCAGAAACCATAATAGTTTTACCGCTTCCTGTTGGAGATTGAAAAATAACAACTTCTCTGTCTGAGCTTCTTAAAGCATTTTGCACTTTAAATTTAAGACTTTCAACTGCTCGTTTTTGATAATCTTTTAGCTCTATCATTTGAATATCCTCTTATAGACATTTAATATAACTGCTGGTATCGGTCTTAACTCAACCAAATTAGTTACATCTTCAAATTCTTCTTCTCTTGCACTTTCATCAAGAGAGAAAACATAAGTTATAAATTTCTTCTTCATTTTTTTAATCTCTTTCTTAAATGGCTCAATTCCATCATCACTATAAATTATTCCTAAATAAGTATCTTGTGAATTTTTGAAAAGTCTATAATCTCCTTCTCTCTTTATTTCGTCAAAACAATCTTCCTTTAAGCAAAGCATTTCTGTGGATTTATCAACTAACTTCTTTTTGTTCTTGTCTGTTGGCTCTGCATCCACAAAGTCGGTTTTGAAATATTTTAGTCCACTAGGTCTATCGGAGATTAATTTGCCTTTAGATTCTTTTTCTAAGTTTTCTATAGCTTTTTTGACACGAGGATAACAAATATCTGTAGCGATTTTGAGTCCAGTTCCATTATTATCTTGATTATCTGTACAAAGTATAAAATGTCTTTCACCATTGTCCTCAAGATTTAGAGTTAATACAGCGTGGCCTGTTGTTCCAGATCCAGCAAAAAAATCTAAGACTATTCCTCTTTTCTTACCTGCTATTTCAATTAATTTTTTTATTAAATATGTTGGTTTTGGATAGTCAAAAACATCTTTGCCGTCAAATAATTCTTTTACTTCAGCTCTTCCATTCTGATAGTTTAACTCTTTATCTATCCATATTGTTTTTGGTTTTGTCAGAGTCCCATTTCCTTCTTCATCTTCATAGTAATTTATTCTAAAAATATCATAAAATTCATCTTCTCCCTTTCTGTTTACTTTTTTCCCTATTAATAGACTAATGTTCTCTTGTGCTTTCTTTTGAGACCATGTCCACCGCCCTTCTTCACCACTAGGTCTTTTAGGAAATGTTTCTATATAATGCATTTTAGTTTTTTGAAGCGAAACAGAATTATCTTTTGGATTCACATAAATAGGGTAATACATGTTTGGTCTTTGTTCACGCTTCCATTCACCACCTCTTTGTCTAAGACCCAAAAAACGATATCTTTTTCCAAATTTATCTTTATAAGGATAGTCTATGTGTGCAGTCTCTTCTTTGCTGAATCCTTTAATTACTAAACTGCTTGAAGATTTAGCATATACTAAGACATATTCGTGCACATCAGCCAAATGCCTACTAGCTTGTGACCCTCTAGGGTTACTTTGAATAATTATTTGACCAATAAAATTTTTCTCATCAAATATCTCATCACATAATAATTTTAATTGCGATTGCTCATTATTGTCTATTGAAATAAAGATAATTCCATTTTGTTTTAATAATGGTCTCGCCAATTTTAATCTTTTTGCCATGAAAGAAAGCCATTTGCTATGTCTATATGAGTCATTTTTATCTACAACCCTATCGTTATACACGAAGCCTTCATTTCCAGTATTATAGGGCGGATCAATGTAAATAACATCAATAGCTCCCTTATGAGTATAGTTTAAAACTGAGAGGGCATGATAGTTATCTCCCTCTATTAAGATGTTTGTAGGTTTCTTAACATCTGTTTTAATTTCTTTCTTTTTATCTTCTTCAAGAATAGGTAGTTTTTCCTTGCATAATTCAGCTACCTGTTCAGGTTTATCTTCCCAAACTATACCATACTTTTTTCTTTTGCTTAATTTATCGAGTTCCTTAACTAATTCGGTTTTACTCCAATTAGCATAATCCTTTTTGGCCATGTTATAAATACAATTAAACCCGCATATAAAAAACTATCTTGTGCCTCATAAGAATGTGTAATTAGGTTCCATTCTTACTCATTTTTTGTCTTTGTCTTTTGCAAAAGCATTTTATACACATAAGTTTCTCTGGTTTATTCTCATCTTGATTATCTTCTTCAATTACAAAAAAACCATTTTCTATATTTCTTTTCTTTTTACAACATACACATATATACTTCTCTGCATCAACTCTCATTATAACCTCCAATTTTAATCACCTCGTAATTTAATTCTTCAATATCTGACGGAGGCTCTGGAATCTTGGGATTTAGTAAATCATATGTTTCTT
This region of Candidatus Woesearchaeota archaeon genomic DNA includes:
- a CDS encoding DEAD/DEAH box helicase family protein, producing MIELKDYQKRAVESLKFKVQNALRSSDREVVIFQSPTGSGKTIMVSEMLKQLVKDNKKKYSFVWVSVRMLHEQSKEKLEKYYEDDRLIQCSYFEDLEDKQIGENEVLFINWHSINKKDINIYVRENEQDNNLNAIIQNTKEEGREIILIIDESHHTASSDKSKELIETIGPKVTIEVSATPHLKDNVSEIEKVHLADVKAEEMIKSEISVNPEFLDIKIGDKSSDVLVIEQALKKREELAKLYKKENSNINPLILIQLPDSKANLVNKKDEVIKILKDKFKITEENGKLAVWLSEEKTDNLANIEKPDNEVEVLVFKQAIALGWDCPRASTLVIFRESKSFTFTIQTIGRIMRMPELKYYNSEDLNKGFVFTNLPNIEITEDYAKDYVTIYEAKRDNSVYKSVALSSIYLKRQRERTRLSGEFAKIFMKIAEETNLKKKIVLEPSKVVSPIIADGKIVNIDKIGEIEHKGQIEVKLNEGELQQRFDRFIYDNCSPYAPGDSSDRMKTAIYQFFNTKYKLPKFDPIVQRIVLGKENVQALVDVINLSKEQYKKQVIGQLSEVRERTEEPRWEVPLIDSYKSNAKQESHRKSIMKPFYTKKPSQPEKLFMDLLDNSDKVDWWYKNGEGEKKYFAVLYKDENNKEWAFYVDFIVKFKDGQIGLFDTKGGMTAKDAGPRAGGLQKYIKKNKDKKLRGGIVIESNGSWRINDKEKYEYNPNDLSSWNVLEI
- a CDS encoding site-specific DNA-methyltransferase, which gives rise to MAKKDYANWSKTELVKELDKLSKRKKYGIVWEDKPEQVAELCKEKLPILEEDKKKEIKTDVKKPTNILIEGDNYHALSVLNYTHKGAIDVIYIDPPYNTGNEGFVYNDRVVDKNDSYRHSKWLSFMAKRLKLARPLLKQNGIIFISIDNNEQSQLKLLCDEIFDEKNFIGQIIIQSNPRGSQASRHLADVHEYVLVYAKSSSSLVIKGFSKEETAHIDYPYKDKFGKRYRFLGLRQRGGEWKREQRPNMYYPIYVNPKDNSVSLQKTKMHYIETFPKRPSGEEGRWTWSQKKAQENISLLIGKKVNRKGEDEFYDIFRINYYEDEEGNGTLTKPKTIWIDKELNYQNGRAEVKELFDGKDVFDYPKPTYLIKKLIEIAGKKRGIVLDFFAGSGTTGHAVLTLNLEDNGERHFILCTDNQDNNGTGLKIATDICYPRVKKAIENLEKESKGKLISDRPSGLKYFKTDFVDAEPTDKNKKKLVDKSTEMLCLKEDCFDEIKREGDYRLFKNSQDTYLGIIYSDDGIEPFKKEIKKMKKKFITYVFSLDESAREEEFEDVTNLVELRPIPAVILNVYKRIFK